One genomic region from Bradyrhizobium icense encodes:
- a CDS encoding nuclear transport factor 2 family protein, translating into MSKMDRRAFLSRSASVTIGATLVSAPGLMLGDRTFSHAQSPPVPNNNLMDDKLMDTDARALHSLAQTYFDGAYEMDADKFASIFHPSSSVTKVGDDGNVNVTPIGTWLAAVRNMKAPKQQGLERRDQILSIDVDGELALLKLKLQIPPRYFTDMLSCLKVNGTWKIAQKVMTSKT; encoded by the coding sequence ATGTCAAAAATGGATCGACGAGCATTTTTGAGTCGATCTGCCAGCGTGACTATTGGAGCTACGCTCGTCAGTGCTCCTGGTTTGATGCTTGGAGATCGGACTTTCAGCCATGCGCAGTCTCCTCCCGTTCCAAATAACAACCTTATGGATGACAAGCTTATGGATACCGATGCTCGTGCCTTGCACTCCCTAGCGCAGACCTATTTCGACGGTGCCTATGAAATGGATGCTGACAAATTTGCGTCCATATTTCATCCCTCGAGTTCCGTGACCAAAGTCGGCGACGACGGCAACGTGAACGTGACGCCAATTGGGACATGGCTAGCGGCCGTCCGTAATATGAAAGCTCCGAAACAACAGGGCCTGGAGCGCCGCGATCAGATCCTATCAATAGACGTTGATGGAGAGCTCGCGCTTTTGAAGTTGAAATTGCAAATTCCACCGCGCTACTTCACCGACATGTTGTCATGCTTAAAGGTCAACGGAACCTGGAAGATCGCTCAGAAAGTCATGACTTCGAAAACCTAA
- a CDS encoding LysR substrate-binding domain-containing protein produces the protein MRNELNELAAFAIVARERSFTRAAAKIGVSQSALSHTIRGLEQRLELQLLARTTKSVAPTAAGAALLKELAPALEQIARAINEARSVRHRPAGRLRIVMSRSAAVMVLLPRLTAFAEAYPDIVLDVVTVTGPVDLVAGEFDAGIQLGEYIQKDMIAVRVTQELRLAVIGSPGYFSSRNIPRKPQDLNDHRCIGLRLPGGPYRWEFEKGRKAVTVGVNGPLIIDDTHLVIQAALAGAGLGLAFEEQVEEYVAKRRLIRVLEDWTPPIPGFFMYYPSRQHQPAALSALTKALRAS, from the coding sequence ATGAGAAACGAACTGAACGAACTCGCTGCGTTTGCAATCGTCGCCAGAGAACGAAGCTTTACGCGGGCTGCGGCAAAGATTGGTGTGTCTCAGTCTGCCCTGAGCCACACGATCCGGGGACTTGAGCAGCGGCTCGAGTTGCAGCTTCTTGCTCGAACAACCAAGAGCGTCGCACCAACCGCTGCAGGGGCAGCTCTCTTGAAAGAATTGGCTCCGGCACTTGAGCAAATTGCTCGTGCTATCAATGAAGCCCGAAGCGTTCGGCACCGACCTGCAGGGCGCCTTCGAATTGTAATGTCCCGGTCGGCTGCTGTGATGGTATTGCTGCCGCGGCTCACGGCATTCGCGGAAGCCTACCCTGACATCGTTCTTGACGTTGTTACTGTCACTGGCCCTGTAGACCTCGTTGCGGGCGAGTTCGACGCCGGTATTCAACTTGGTGAGTACATTCAAAAGGACATGATCGCAGTACGGGTCACCCAGGAGCTGCGATTGGCGGTGATCGGATCGCCTGGCTATTTTTCATCACGAAACATTCCGCGGAAGCCCCAGGATCTAAATGATCATCGATGCATAGGCCTGCGTCTTCCGGGCGGTCCTTATCGGTGGGAATTCGAGAAAGGACGAAAGGCGGTCACGGTCGGTGTGAATGGTCCCCTTATAATCGATGATACCCACCTCGTGATTCAGGCGGCACTCGCTGGCGCCGGCCTAGGACTCGCATTCGAAGAGCAGGTCGAAGAGTATGTTGCGAAGCGTCGCCTTATTCGTGTGCTGGAGGACTGGACGCCGCCAATTCCTGGATTCTTCATGTATTACCCCAGTCGCCAGCATCAGCCGGCTGCGCTGTCTGCACTAACGAAAGCGCTGCGAGCCTCCTAG